A region of Pseudomonas putida DNA encodes the following proteins:
- a CDS encoding iron transporter, with product MIQAPAWLQILSRSTAALLGGYAFSYAASACLARLLPLSPADAVIVATLPAFIFYTGAILWAFASRDAVRAWAPLALAAPLALIGFWPQALGWLA from the coding sequence ATGATCCAAGCCCCCGCCTGGCTGCAGATCCTCTCCCGCAGCACGGCCGCACTGCTCGGCGGCTACGCGTTCAGCTACGCCGCCAGTGCCTGCCTGGCGCGGCTGTTGCCGCTGTCGCCCGCCGACGCGGTGATCGTCGCGACCCTGCCAGCCTTCATCTTCTACACCGGCGCAATCCTCTGGGCCTTTGCCAGCCGAGACGCCGTGCGCGCCTGGGCGCCGCTGGCCCTCGCCGCACCGCTGGCATTGATCGGTTTCTGGCCGCAGGCACTGGGGTGGCTGGCATGA